Proteins encoded within one genomic window of Flavobacterium sp. NG2:
- the hemN gene encoding oxygen-independent coproporphyrinogen III oxidase, giving the protein MTSPSFVQKYNVPGPRYTSYPTVPYWDEEQFSITNWEKSLKKSFIETNTTEGISLYIHLPFCESLCTFCGCNKRITKNHQVESPYIEAVLKEWDLYCDLLPETVIIKEIHLGGGTPTFFSIENLEYLINGIFKKAVKAPKHEFSFEGHPNNTSFQHLQKLYDLGFRRVSFGVQDYSPKVQEAIHRYQPFHNVAKVTLWAREIGYTSISHDLVFGLPFQTIENVVDTIEKTKTLQPDRLAFYSYAHVPWIKGNGQRGFKEEDLPKDDEKRKLYEIGKLLLAKNGYHEIGMDHFALKKDSLYESFNSKQLHRNFMGYSSTKTQLMIGLGVSSISDSWYSFAQNVKTIEEYYQLINDHKLPVLRGHTLTKEDLKIRKHILNLMCQFHTSWENSIDYFDEIPSILIQLHEMEKDGLIQIYKDHLVVTDAGKPFVRNICMAFDLRLKRKAPQTELFSMTI; this is encoded by the coding sequence ATGACATCGCCATCATTCGTACAAAAATATAATGTTCCTGGACCAAGATACACTAGTTATCCAACCGTTCCTTATTGGGATGAAGAACAATTTAGCATAACTAACTGGGAAAAAAGTCTTAAAAAATCGTTTATAGAAACAAATACCACCGAAGGGATTAGTTTGTATATCCATTTACCTTTTTGCGAAAGTTTGTGTACATTTTGCGGATGCAACAAAAGAATCACCAAAAATCATCAAGTCGAAAGTCCATATATTGAGGCCGTTCTAAAAGAATGGGATTTGTACTGCGATTTACTTCCTGAAACAGTTATTATCAAAGAAATTCATCTAGGGGGTGGAACGCCTACATTTTTTTCAATTGAAAATTTAGAATACCTCATCAATGGAATCTTCAAAAAAGCAGTCAAAGCACCCAAGCATGAGTTTAGTTTTGAAGGACACCCCAATAATACTAGTTTTCAACATTTGCAAAAACTATACGATTTAGGCTTTAGAAGAGTCAGTTTTGGTGTTCAAGATTATTCCCCAAAAGTGCAAGAGGCGATTCATAGGTATCAGCCTTTTCATAATGTAGCCAAAGTTACGCTTTGGGCTCGTGAGATTGGCTACACTTCTATCAGCCATGATTTAGTTTTTGGATTACCTTTTCAAACCATTGAAAATGTTGTAGACACAATTGAAAAAACCAAAACATTACAACCTGACCGTTTAGCTTTTTATAGTTATGCCCATGTACCTTGGATAAAAGGAAACGGACAACGTGGTTTTAAAGAGGAAGACCTGCCTAAAGATGACGAAAAAAGAAAATTATACGAAATAGGAAAACTTTTATTAGCAAAAAATGGATACCATGAAATTGGAATGGACCATTTTGCCCTCAAAAAAGACAGCCTTTATGAATCTTTCAACTCAAAACAACTGCATCGTAATTTTATGGGATACAGCTCTACCAAAACACAATTGATGATTGGACTGGGAGTCTCTTCTATAAGTGATAGTTGGTATAGCTTTGCTCAAAACGTAAAGACGATTGAAGAATATTATCAATTAATAAATGATCATAAATTGCCAGTTTTAAGAGGACATACTTTAACAAAAGAAGATTTAAAAATACGAAAGCACATTTTGAATTTAATGTGCCAATTCCATACATCTTGGGAAAATTCCATTGATTATTTTGATGAAATACCATCAATCTTGATTCAGTTACACGAAATGGAAAAAGATGGTTTAATTCAAATCTACAAAGACCATCTTGTTGTAACTGATGCAGGAAAACCTTTTGTTCGAAACATCTGTATGGCATTTGACCTTAGACTTAAACGAAAAGCTCCACAAACTGAATTATTCTCAATGACCATTTAA
- a CDS encoding DUF349 domain-containing protein yields the protein MLEEQHDNLQDADGNLITDSNESTSAASAEEQKAEEQQSTVVNENQKALNAIEESNAEESEDETLKERHEIPMLDYDTLSMEALVEELQKLVATDKVMSIKDHIDEIKKAFLAKYNHFIEEKKEEYHAENPDTTEDFQYHLPLKSTFDHFYTEYKNKKNAHFKSLESNLKSNLENRLAIVEELKELINPQENIKDTLKHFNELRERWKTAGPIPKDKYNHVWNNYHFHVENFYDYLHLDREARDLDFKHNLEQKQKIIERVAELVNEEDINKAFRELQDLHRIWKEDIGPVSRDIRDQIWNQFSDYTKQIHDKREVLFEKQRENEVKNLENKKAIIAEIENLGTIKVNSHSQWLVQIEKVEALRTAFFNAGKVPLDVNEETWAAFKTAVRNFNALKNSFYKEIKKDQNDNLAKKNALVAKAKELQESTDFAATTPIMKKIQEEWKQIGHVPRKYSDKVWKEFKAACNHYFDRLKEVRNEENSEEIEAFDKKKAYLDTIREFQLVGDHKTDLDAIKAHIETWKNFGKVPFQRRHIEGKFNKILDALFDKLSLSKKEGDLLRFSNRIDSLSENNDTRKIENEKIFIIRKIDEVQNEIFQLENNIQFFANTKNAKKENSIVLEVRKNIAIHKENLDIWKEKLAQLRNLNQKVDE from the coding sequence ATGTTAGAAGAACAACACGATAACCTGCAAGATGCAGATGGAAATTTAATTACAGATTCAAATGAATCTACATCAGCAGCAAGTGCAGAAGAACAGAAAGCAGAAGAACAACAGAGCACAGTTGTAAACGAAAATCAAAAAGCGCTAAATGCTATTGAAGAATCGAATGCTGAAGAAAGTGAAGACGAAACTTTAAAGGAACGCCATGAAATTCCTATGCTTGACTATGACACCCTTTCTATGGAGGCATTAGTCGAGGAATTACAAAAACTTGTGGCAACTGATAAAGTAATGTCTATCAAAGACCATATTGATGAAATTAAAAAAGCTTTTTTAGCAAAATACAATCATTTTATCGAAGAGAAAAAGGAAGAATATCATGCTGAAAATCCCGATACAACTGAGGATTTTCAATATCATCTGCCTTTAAAATCAACATTTGATCATTTTTATACCGAATATAAAAACAAAAAAAATGCACATTTCAAGAGTTTAGAAAGCAACTTGAAATCAAATTTAGAAAATCGTTTGGCAATTGTCGAAGAGCTAAAAGAACTTATCAACCCACAAGAAAACATTAAAGACACCTTAAAACATTTTAACGAATTAAGGGAACGATGGAAAACCGCAGGACCTATTCCTAAAGATAAGTATAATCATGTGTGGAATAACTACCACTTTCACGTGGAGAATTTTTACGACTATTTGCACTTAGACCGTGAAGCACGTGATTTAGATTTCAAACACAATCTTGAGCAAAAACAAAAAATCATAGAACGTGTAGCTGAACTTGTTAACGAAGAGGACATTAATAAAGCTTTCCGTGAACTTCAAGATTTACACCGCATCTGGAAAGAGGATATTGGACCTGTTTCAAGAGACATACGAGATCAAATTTGGAATCAGTTTAGTGACTACACCAAACAAATTCATGACAAAAGAGAAGTATTGTTTGAAAAACAAAGAGAAAACGAAGTTAAAAACCTAGAAAATAAAAAAGCAATCATTGCAGAAATTGAAAATCTAGGCACCATAAAAGTAAATAGCCATTCACAATGGTTAGTACAAATCGAAAAAGTAGAAGCATTAAGAACCGCTTTCTTTAATGCCGGAAAAGTTCCGTTAGATGTAAATGAAGAAACTTGGGCTGCGTTCAAAACAGCTGTTAGAAATTTCAATGCGCTTAAAAATTCTTTTTATAAAGAAATAAAAAAAGACCAGAATGACAATCTAGCCAAAAAGAATGCCTTGGTTGCCAAAGCTAAAGAATTACAAGAAAGTACCGACTTTGCTGCTACAACTCCAATCATGAAGAAAATTCAAGAGGAATGGAAACAAATAGGTCATGTTCCTAGAAAATACTCTGACAAAGTTTGGAAAGAATTTAAAGCTGCTTGTAATCACTATTTTGACCGATTAAAAGAAGTTAGAAACGAAGAAAACAGCGAAGAAATTGAAGCTTTTGACAAAAAGAAAGCCTACTTAGACACCATTAGAGAATTCCAATTAGTTGGTGACCACAAAACTGATTTAGATGCAATAAAAGCACATATCGAAACTTGGAAAAACTTTGGTAAAGTACCTTTTCAAAGAAGACATATCGAAGGGAAATTCAATAAAATATTAGATGCTCTTTTTGATAAATTAAGTCTAAGCAAAAAAGAGGGCGATTTACTTCGTTTCTCAAATCGAATTGATAGTTTATCTGAAAATAATGATACTCGCAAAATAGAAAATGAGAAAATTTTTATCATTAGAAAAATAGACGAAGTGCAGAATGAAATTTTCCAATTAGAAAATAACATCCAGTTTTTTGCCAATACTAAAAATGCTAAGAAAGAAAATTCAATTGTATTAGAAGTGCGTAAAAACATTGCTATACACAAGGAAAATCTTGATATTTGGAAGGAAAAATTAGCACAACTACGTAATTTAAATCAAAAGGTAGACGAATAA